From the genome of Nicotiana tabacum cultivar K326 chromosome 2, ASM71507v2, whole genome shotgun sequence:
TAAGTTTCAAATCAAGCGTTAAACACAATTATATTGATAAGACATGGTAGAGATATTCGAGAGAATTTGTCCATCTCTATATCCTTTCCCAAAATCAATATCCACAATGTGTccaattttgttaaaaaaaaatagacGGCTAAATAATATAGAACCACCAAATTAAAAAAGAGGAGTACAACTGAAACCTTAGTAAAGTAAAGAAACTTAACTTGAATCATGGTTTGTGTAGATGAATCGATCACATCTGCCGTTCTCTCTCCACCACCAGCATTAGCAGAAAGGATGTCATGAGTATGTTCAAGCAAGGAATTCAACGTCGCGCTCCCAGAAATCATTCGTTGACATACTAAGCAAAATTCAGCATGAGAAGAATCGTTTACATCCTCCTGGTTAGACACGAATTCAGCTGATGCACGATCACTCTGTCCGAGTTCAGCCTGCACTTCCTCGATATGGGACTGGATAGTGACATTTCTTGGCATATTAGTAGGAGTTGAATTAGCACTAGCATTAAGAGTTCCACTGAAGGTCGAGTTTTCAGCATTAGAGTTGGAGCTCTCCATCTGAGGTGCAACAGGATATTTTTTGTTGTTAGTTAGAACGATTGGTTGAGATTTTGAAATCCTCTTTACTAATAGAAGAGAGATAGCTTTGTGAAGAGCTTGAAAATTTCTTTTCAGCAGAATTACCGAAATCTTTTCTTGGGCCAAAGAATTGTACCAATGGAAAAACTACAATGTACTGAAAGCACAGGTGTAAACTAAAAGACAAGAAGGGAGAAAATACTGAAAGCACAGGTGCGTAAACTAAAAGAGAAGAGGGAAGAACACCAAGCAAACCACCAGTACAGTAGGTGACAGGGGaaaactacctcatcaaaagacagcaacaacaaacaacaaatgcagtgtaatcccacatagtggggtctttgtggggggaggggggtagagtgtacgcagacatTACCCCTATGTTGTgaaagtagagaggttgtttccgatagacccccggctcaaagataaaggaaaagaagcagaaataacAATTGGTAACAACAACGAGATAGGTGATACAGAGATAGAATAATCAAAGCAAACGAACCAACAAATAGTAAAAGAAATCTGAAGATAAGAAGATACGGATATACAAGACTAGTACTTATGCAACCAGCATGAAAAGGAGACACGCACGCCTATAgactaaccttctaccttaatccccAATCTCCAGACCCTTCTACatttaagataaaatataaaggtAGATATAAAGTTAAGGAGTTACAATATGTGTAAGCTTTAGGTGTTTGATATAAGGAAATTGATCCCATACTCTCCCACAACAACAACACTAGTGGATGCAAAACCATTGGGAGAAGCTCACCTTTTTCACTAAACATGCATTCTCATTTAGCTGTTACTCCTTattttccacttcatccatcacTAAAAAAGTCAACATTTCCTATTTAAAGGGCCAAACGGATTTGCATTGGTTTCTCAAATGATGTGTAATGCTTTCTAATTCAAAGTTCAAGATTAGAAGTGTTTTCTGTGCTTTGAAGTACATAGATCTATTATAATGAACCAATACAACATTAGTCAAATTGATAATGTTATAGCCAATCAGGTCAAGCTTTTTAGACGGAAGGAGCCTATAATAAAGCACTTCCAAAGTT
Proteins encoded in this window:
- the LOC107796750 gene encoding uncharacterized protein LOC107796750 isoform X1, which codes for MESSNSNAENSTFSGTLNASANSTPTNMPRNVTIQSHIEEVQAELGQSDRASAEFVSNQEDVNDSSHAEFCLVCQRMISGSATLNSLLEHTHDILSANAGGGERTADVIDSSTQTMIQESEGELEEEGENDGQNPTIDNELLMELELYEHMRNVIAALRHTTFPLYIKLHKYDSSTCLECKEQCCICLDEYWDGEELAKIDCDHVYHINCIKEWIKSENSCPICRRLAMVR